The DNA sequence CCGTCGAGCAGCGCGCGCAAGGGGTCGCCCTCTTCGTCGATCACATGGCGGTCGAGGAAGCTTTCGTTGCCCTCGGTCTCGTGGAAATCTTCATAGTAGATCAGCTGATGGCCGCTGCCATCGCTCAGCATCTCCTGGTACTCCGTGAGCGACATCTTGAGCTCGCCGGCGATCTCCGACTCGCCTGGTGGCCGCCCCAGGCGCTGCTGTAGCGTATTGATCGCGACCTCGATCTTGCGCATGTTCTGGCGGATGCTGCGCGGAAGCCAGTCGGTGCTGCGCAGCTCGTCCAGCATGGAGCCGCGAATCCGTTGCACGGCGTAGGTTTCGAACTGCGCGCCATGCGTATCTTCATAGCGGTTGATGGCATCGAGCAGGCCCATCATGCCGGCCTGGATCAGGTCGTCGACCTCGACGCTGGGCGGCAGCTTCGCCATCATCTGGTGCGCCAGCCGCTTCACCAGCGGCGCGTGATTCGCCAGCAAGGCGTTCTTGTCTTTTTTTCCACTAACGGTGTACATGTGAAAGCCTGTTATGCATAGTCGCGTACCGCAGATGAAGAACCGGCGGAGCGCGGCGGCGCCTCAGAAATTGGCGCCGCTGGCAGAAAAATCATGCAGCTCTCCGAGCGCGGCTTCCGACGGGGCGAACTTTCCGGCAAGGCGACGGAATGCAACCGACGCGCCGGCCAGCGGAAAGGCATCGACCACGGAGCGCCGCAGGCGCGCCGCGCGCGACAGGTGCTCGTCGGCCGGCACCGAACCCATCGAACAGAGCTTGACGGCGAGATAACGACTGGCGGCCTGCGCCATGTTCTGGTACACCACCTGCGCCTCCTTTTCCGAGGCGCCCGTGACCACCACGCCGCAAGGGCGCCGCCCCAGCTGGTTGTTGAGGCGCTTGATGATGGCGTACGCTGAAGTGATCGACTCCGGGCTGGTCGACACCTGCACCACGATCTCGCCGTTGGCCAGCACAGGCAGCGGAAAGCAGTCGTCGCTGCCCAGCTCAGCGTCCACCACCACGATATCCGCCTGGGCCGCCACCATGTCGAACACGTTCGACAGGCGCTGCACCTGCTTCGGCTCGCGCAGCGCCGCGCGCTGGTCGCCGCGCATGAGCGCGGCCACGCCAAAGCCCTCGGGCACCGGCTGCACCACTTCGTCCAGCGCGCGCTCCTGCGCGGCCACCTGCTGCAGCGTGGCGCCATTGGCCTGCAACCGCGTCGAGACGCCCTCCGAAGCCATGCAGGCATCGAGTACCAGCACGTCGCTGCCGGCCTGCGCCAGCGATGCGGCCAGATTGACCAGCATCGCGCCTTTTTCCTCGCTCGACGTCGCTGACAGGAAGGTGTACATCCGCGTCCTGGCTCCGGCGAGCATGCGCCGCAGCCCTTCCGCCTGATCGAAATTAGCCAACTTTCACCTCGCGCAGGGCCTTGTCGTTCATGGCGCGCGCCGTATTGGCGACGACGAGCGGCAGCTCCTCGTCCTTGAGTTGATATGCCGCCGTCTCGCGCTTGAGCTTGAATGCGCGGTCGACGAGGTAGTTGCGATTGACCACGTGCAGGTCTTCGGGAACCCGCTGCCCGTTCGCCACGTAATAGACCTTCAACTTCTGGCGGATCACAACGTCCAGCACGTTGCCGATGGTCGCCGCCTCGTCGAGCTTTGTGACGATGCAGCCGGCCAGTCCGCCCCCCAGATAGGAGCGCACCACCTCGTTGAGCGTCTCGCCGGTGGCCGTAGCCGACATGCACAGCAGGCGCTTGACCTCGGTGCCCGCGCCCTGCAGCATCGCA is a window from the Noviherbaspirillum sp. UKPF54 genome containing:
- a CDS encoding RNA polymerase sigma factor FliA; its protein translation is MYTVSGKKDKNALLANHAPLVKRLAHQMMAKLPPSVEVDDLIQAGMMGLLDAINRYEDTHGAQFETYAVQRIRGSMLDELRSTDWLPRSIRQNMRKIEVAINTLQQRLGRPPGESEIAGELKMSLTEYQEMLSDGSGHQLIYYEDFHETEGNESFLDRHVIDEEGDPLRALLDGAFRGAVIEAIEALPEREKMLLGLYYEQELNLKEIGAVMGVSESRVCQLHSQAMARLRARLKEQAWTGQA
- a CDS encoding MinD/ParA family protein, with protein sequence MANFDQAEGLRRMLAGARTRMYTFLSATSSEEKGAMLVNLAASLAQAGSDVLVLDACMASEGVSTRLQANGATLQQVAAQERALDEVVQPVPEGFGVAALMRGDQRAALREPKQVQRLSNVFDMVAAQADIVVVDAELGSDDCFPLPVLANGEIVVQVSTSPESITSAYAIIKRLNNQLGRRPCGVVVTGASEKEAQVVYQNMAQAASRYLAVKLCSMGSVPADEHLSRAARLRRSVVDAFPLAGASVAFRRLAGKFAPSEAALGELHDFSASGANF